The following are encoded together in the candidate division KSB1 bacterium genome:
- a CDS encoding transglycosylase domain-containing protein, translating into MATRKHNIIKWMGLALLVMFMGIGWLIESLPSRSEIENFRPESTVSRLSQFDWSKRAFAPVRKYVPLRQISTELRTAVLISEDDTFFEHSGINLTELKKAFQENLKKKRYARGASTITMQVARNAFLTKKKTLIRKLKEIILAKRIERIWTKQKIFEYYLNIVEWGDNIYGAEAASYFYFDKPASQINMAEATILAGMLPNPIVLNPFKNWPAVKRRQLRVLKLMRNAKLLTDEEYDNLIDTPVYLRGSQPPIPEPIMPDSSLFDQALQDPRIPQELKQQADTTGIIFIPEEQ; encoded by the coding sequence ATGGCTACTCGGAAACACAATATCATTAAATGGATGGGGCTGGCTCTGCTGGTGATGTTTATGGGAATTGGATGGCTAATCGAGAGTTTGCCCAGCAGATCCGAGATCGAAAACTTTAGACCGGAGTCAACGGTCTCTCGTCTCAGCCAATTCGATTGGAGCAAACGGGCTTTTGCCCCAGTAAGAAAGTATGTTCCGCTGCGGCAGATTTCCACTGAACTGAGGACCGCTGTGCTCATCAGTGAGGATGATACATTTTTTGAGCATTCGGGGATCAATTTGACGGAGCTCAAGAAAGCGTTTCAGGAGAATTTGAAGAAGAAACGGTATGCTCGCGGTGCCAGTACCATCACGATGCAGGTGGCGCGAAATGCGTTTTTAACCAAGAAGAAGACCTTGATTCGGAAGTTGAAAGAGATTATCTTGGCGAAACGGATCGAAAGGATCTGGACCAAGCAGAAGATCTTCGAGTATTATCTGAACATCGTTGAATGGGGAGATAATATTTATGGGGCGGAAGCGGCTTCCTATTTTTATTTCGATAAACCGGCTTCGCAGATCAATATGGCGGAGGCGACTATCCTTGCTGGTATGCTTCCAAATCCGATTGTCCTCAACCCATTCAAAAATTGGCCAGCGGTAAAAAGACGGCAACTGCGGGTCCTGAAACTCATGCGCAATGCTAAGCTGTTGACCGATGAGGAATATGACAACTTAATAGATACGCCCGTCTACTTGAGAGGTTCTCAGCCGCCGATCCCAGAACCAATAATGCCAGATAGTTCTTTATTCGATCAAGCTTTGCAAGATCCACGGATCCCACAAGAATTGAAGCAGCAAGCCGACACGACCGGGATCATTTTTATTCCCGAGGAACAATGA